A region of the Clavelina lepadiformis chromosome 9, kaClaLepa1.1, whole genome shotgun sequence genome:
GAGAAGCGCTACTATATGTACGGTTTCCTCGTTTGTTGCTGCGATTAAATGGAAAGCAGTTATAGGGTTGGAAAGAGGAATGTCTTGCCATGTTTAATTGTTGAAATCGACTCAACCTAAGTCGAGTAATAGCGAAAAGTTCAACAAATTTCAGGCCTGTTTTCGTGCCGGATTCGCAAACGTACACATGCTTTTTTCCCTTGTTTTCTCTCCAAAACGGTCCAAGAGAAGGATTCCGGGGCTATTTTTATGCCTCTAGCGCAGACGCCGAGAGTCCATTGAAAATCGAAGTGTGTTATAATCTTTCCCGTTATGAGTTGCACCTTGTGTGAAAATTTTGGCATCTCTAGACCCCGCCGTTTAAAAGCTTTTCCGGTTTGTAACTTACAGACTGAATAaatttcatatatatatatagatttatatactgtatatatatatagatttACTGCATTATGATACAGGTAAAATATATACTTTTGGACGTTTCCAAAGCACTGATTCATCTTgtcttgttaaaaataaactgtttgCTTCAGGCAAAAACTCTTGATCCTCGAAAGAAGATGCAGTTCCTATGCACAATTTCTTGATTCGCTGGTAGCGCTGGTTCATAAAGTACTGCATATTTCGTTGATAATAatccattttatttaaaactaatatacAAAAATGTTGGTAAAACTGGAAATTAAACAGTAATCTGCATTAATGCACAATGTGATATGTAGCCTACCACCTATTCAACAGCAAACTTCGTTTTTGAAATGTATGAAATTTgacttttcaacaaaaattattataaaacacTGCTATGATTTCTCATGTAGGCTTTGCTATGGTAGTCCCACAACAACGACACAGGTTTAAATTAAAGGCTTGTGTTGACACCAGACAAAATGCAATTGTTTCCCATACAGTGGCTTTGGGGAAAGCGGTGCAAAGCGAACCACTGCAAGCATCTCATGTCAGTTTCCCAAATTCATTTGCAATGTAGCTTGCGTGGAAACTTGGATATTTTGGTTATGCCATAGGATTTTGCATTTACTTATCATGTACAAGCATTTCTTTGATCAAAAAATCACATAAAACTCCAATTTGCTCCAACCATATGCGGCAAAGTGGTCCGTAATACTTTTTTGCTACAAAGATAAGCTTTGGTAAGGAACTGACTTTTGTTTTCTAGCTTATAGCTATAGTTGTACAAAAAATCCATAACAAAAACAACGCACAAATACAAGATAGGGTGAGCAGTCGACCCCAGCACGACACTATACAGGCACGTTTTGCAAACAAAGGTCTTCATTCTTTGAACGGTCCTCACctcagattggaaagtttgctgtttttgattaaaaaatctAATGCGCAACATGATGGAACAATAGCCATTATAAGCGCAATTGAATTTTATCTCCTGCAAACTTGGCAAACTTTCTAATGTGGCCCTCGGCTTAGCCCAACTAAAAGGTACTGCAGTTTTCGAGAAGTATCTACGCGCaaacgcaaattttggtgtgatggtGTGCATCGAAGCCTTAAAtctctgtttatttattataagttaATGTGATGAGTAACATATTCGGCATAGATGTCCCTGTATCTTGTGCATgtcactttccactatggacTTTAATtggaaagattttattttgtataggTACACACaaatcattgttttttgtATTGCTGTTAGCCAACGGCAATGGAGAATCTAATATTTCGCCCTTATGTGCAAAGAGGGGTAAAGTCAAAGTGAACCACTTTCccttgttttcaaatttctacTATTGGTGTTTTGCTTACTTCCCTGCACTGACTGAGCTACGTTACCAAAAAATGTTGTGGTATTTTCTGCTCAAGAGTTAGCGTACTGTTCAACGTCCAAAATATAAGTCTGCAAGTGGCACAAAACAAATCACACCAACTAAAGTTCCAAAAAATAAGAGAGCAACTATTTTCTTCCCTCGTATTTAGGCCTATAGCGTAAAGTACTTCAATGATATGGAAATCTGTACAGTGCACAACGTAGCTATCTGGTGCACACTTTTTGTTGCCTATATATACTGACAAACTGGTACATATAGTGCATACCAGTGTTTGAAAATTACGCTGTCCCGtgcacaaaaaacttacattctATACTGGGTATCCAGACTGCAAAGTTTGGTATAGCCACCCTCAATACTAattttcatgagcttcagtTTAGCACTTCAGGTGCGTTATTTTCCTCTTAATGACTTGAacagaacttctgtgcaaTCAATTtacaattgatttaaagataaaataagTCAAAGTTtgtatcaatcaatcaatgtATGTCGCTGTGTAGGTTAATTGCGCACTTTCATTGCGTCTGAGTATTTCGCGCACCGCACTaatcatttttggttgtttggcgcaGATAACATCTTGCTGAAAAAGACTATATTCTGCAGTCCAACTGTGTGCTTCACTGCTTCATGAAGCCAAACTTTGTTTACAAACATAGCTATCATGGATGactaaacattaaaatttattggagCGTAACGCAGTTTTTAAGAAAGTTAAAAGGGTATGACTGTCATGGACTCCAGGTTTATGTGTGATTACATCGTCACCCTGGAAGAATTGCGAACAGCGAATACgcctacaaaaacaaaagctaTAATTGCAAGAAATCTGTCGCCGAAAATCTATCTATAGGGAAAATGTCTTCTACATCTTCCAGCAGTGTAGTAATTGTAgttgtttcgttgtttgtgttattttggtttaaaattcGGTAAACTTAGGAATTGTTttatgggtttagtggccacgctaacctaccatcttatagcacaattatattattgatatcttgcatgttttaagccgttgggttttgtcactttttcctgctcggTAACTGTTCGTGACCATGCGTTTTATTtggctataactacaacggttagcatcgtaactttcgctccgcaaagttaatggcgaaaaataaacaataccgTAGGCCTACCTACAATACAGTGTCAAAGATGTGAACAATTTTGACGCTATTGGCAACCTTCTCAAAGAAACCAAAGGAACAGTAtcaaaagaaaagaaacaataTCTATGCCTGGTACCTTCAAATCAGCCGAAAGCAAGCTGCTGGAGAAAATAGAAGACGCCGTTTCCgttgtcttccaagttgtgatGTTATACAGTCTAAAGTTGAAATTCTATTTCTTTGATGCTCTCACTCAGTGTATATATGTACTATTGCATGCAATGATTTCAGTATTGACTTTTTCAGTATCCAGTTTAAAGTTCTGAGAATTTGTTGAATGAGAAGGGATAGATCGCAATAGCTCTGTGAACAATTTCTTTAAGTGATCGTCAGATGTAGAGCCGGTGCATTGAGTGCTAATGGATTCTTAAAACTCTTTTTATCAACAgtaatattgttgtaatttttcgtgtttgtttaaagtaataatgtaaagtattaaaaataaaattagtcGGATTCTCGGTATTTAATATTATAAATATTCGACTGAAGTCTAGGAAAACTCTAGACAGAATTCGCAACCTTCTAATTGTTCTTAAGACTCAGATtgcaatataatacaatattTTTGATACATTGACTAGTGTATTCCAAAAGCGTCGTTTGAATGTGTGCGGGCTCTGTAGACACACGCCAAAGACTGCTCCTTTGAACACGTTGTTGCCAGTCGTGAAAGTAGCGTGACGAGCTAATTCGAGACTCATTTATGTATAAACGATGTGAGTATTCCACCGGCGTCCGTTTATCGAAGTTGCTTAATCACACAACTTACGGTGACCGGCAGATTTTCGGTTTTcgattttcaaaacaataaagTAGCGTAGTGGTTAAGGATGGGGCACGTATTCTGGAAATATCTAGTTCGTTTCTTGCTATTGTAAAAGAAATATCAATGATCTCACACTTATGTTTTTTCAGGTTTTACTGAGTAGCTCATTTCaacatgttttaattgttttggtTTGATTTGTGTTTGTGATGCAGCTTTATCGCTTTGCTCGTTTCTCTTTTCTTATCAAGCATTCTTACGCACGCCCAGTAGCTTATATAGCCTAAGCCTTGTtcatattaattatattgGAGGGGTGGTTGATTGTTGTTTCAAGTAAAACGTGGTAGGAACGGACGCGATAAACCCGTAACACtaattttgactttgttttttgtctaaatttatttttgatgtaatttaGTCATGACAGATGAGAGTTTGGGTTGGAGGTTATTAgctttaaattcatttaaactttGGAAGAaagttgtcatttttggttgaaaATAGCGTTCATTTCAATTAGCAGCCTAACTTAGTAATTTAAGTGAGTATTTGGGGCAGAAAGCATTAAACTTAGGTTAATTtagaatttgcaaaaattagtAAATCGTTTTAtgttgaaaattagcatacGTTTCAATTCACAGACAAGCCTAATTGCCGTTTACCGTATTCGTATTTTCATACTTCGGTAAACAGCGGGCGGTAAAATAAGTGTTTGCTTTAACGGCCACCATTTGCCGAAGTAGCTTTTTCCAAACTCGGTAACCGGCAGCCGGTGAAATAGACGCTGCCATTTATAAATGGAATACCCTAATGTCTTAGAGTGCTAAGACCagtggtgggcaaactgcggctctccggcatgttgtttgtggctcttctagtcgaattgtaaaattccaaaaaaattgtaaaggctaccaagagtaccgtttatgaatgtttctctctttttcttttctttatttaggtcaggatttcgtttatgacgtaacaatagacaTAAAATCCGAAGACTTAGTTAACAGCAAGTTAACGCAATTTCATTGCTAAGACAGTAAGCTTTAGCTCAGTTTAGTCTACTTAAATACACtacaaaacgaaaacgatgacATGTAATGCCagcaaaaaacgaaaatgtGAAGATGAAAACAGAGGTTTTAACCTACAGTGGGAAGAAAAAAATGCGTTTACTAGTCAAGGAAATAAACCTCTGTGTCTAgtctgcaaaacaaaactgaGCCAAAACAAAggcttattttttgtattgaaataattttgaggctCTCTGGtacttgtattttctgcaaatggctcttccattgaatacatttgcccacccctggcttAGACTATACGGCAACACTTATTGGAAGTAGAGGACATTTACTTTAGAGGAGCTGGCTGAAGTATTAGAACGCGCACATCTTTAGTCGAGTTCAGTGGCATCGGAATGTGCTCCCAGCTGGTCACAATTGCCTCCGGGGCCGCAGTTAAACTGCCGTCAAATTATGGgaattgttgttttgcatCGTTTAATTTAAAGCATCGTTATCTAAAACTCGAAACAGCTGTTTTTATTGTGGAGTTTTATTGTGGTTTTTATGGAGTTTATTgtgctgtttttatttttattttattttcctcTTTCATAAGAATTCTTGTCCCGCTCACGAAAGCCACTGTCATAATTGTGGAAAACGTCGCCACGCCACTCTGGACGCAATGAATAAATGTTGTGTAGACGTTATTTTCGGGCAAAGATTTCCTGAACGACATTCCTcaattacttttaattttcGAAGATCAGAGAAGCCTTTTATGATTTCCGCTATCGAATTATTTCATGAATTCAAGGCAACTACAAagaatttgttttaagacaccgCCACCTGATGTAGAAGCCTATAGGCACAAAaatgggggggggggggggggagCACGGCCCTTtcgcccccccccccccctgGCTACGACTATGCTTGAAATGGGTTATGGTGTCTGAGCCACATTTTTGCGCCTCGGTTATGGCGCATCTTGCTCACGGCCAATATTTGATGTAATTATTTTCTAACTAATAGTTGGTAGTAATCAATGAAAATCTTGCGGACTATTGTTCAGTATTTTCCTTTATAAAGTATTCTATACTCCATTGTTCCGTGCAATTATGTGTCAACATATCCCAGTTTTGTTGTCAATGCTTTGTATTCATTTTAATGGTCTTACGTCAACGTCTCGGTAGCCGAGCTGCTTTACTCGAATTAGTCGAATACCATTTTTGTGGTACATGAAAGTTCACGCGTACTAACATTTGTCTACTATTACTTCTAAACCGTTTACCTTCTCATGAATGAGAATCAAATCAGAACCATCAGCATGGATCGTGACGCATCTGAGCAACAAACGTGGCGCATCTGAGCCATACTGGTAGCGCATTTGAGCCACAATCATGgctgaaatttttttgcaagctCTTGGCACATAGACTGCAACCGCTGTTGTAGTTTCTTgtcaacctaacttaaatgttatgacATAGTAAACTAAACTTTAACTAAATCTACAGTACCTCGTAATCTAACTTTAACTCCGTTAAAACCTAAATTagctaaaataaactttttgcatacccattctcctaacctaagcgcctatctttaacaacaggctgcgtgagcTAGCCTACTTACAGTGAAAATATTCACTCtcattaaaatatgtttataaatCAGTAAGAAACAGAACACCTGGAGATGTCAGAAATGCAGTACCGCCTAGCATAACTGAGTATGCCACCTAAGTTCTGAatgatttaaaatataaattttatctttGCACATATAATagccaaaaataaacaatataataaATCAGATTAGGGATAATTACTGTAGTTTAGCCTATGTTTATATATGTCGTCATTGCTATCTTTAGAAGTATGGATGAAACTTGGAAGGGACCATTATAATGTAGCTTATTGTTATTGTAACCACACATATTGTTTTTCTTACAAGTTATAGACTTGCAAAAGGAACTGACCTGCTGCATGATTCTTTTCCATTGACATGTCGTTGGGCTTGAAAGATGTAACAGTTCGTTGTCAAAAACTGATTTCTAATAAATTTCTGAAGGGTAGAAAACTTCTGTCTATTAGTGCATACTTTTCTAGTACTGTCTCTGCTGATGGTTtactaaaagcaaaaaaatgctACAGTTCAACTGCTACAACAGAAACTGAAAACTCTTTTCTGAAATATTGTAAGGAGTATGAAGGAATTTTTAAAGAAAGAGAAATTAAGTGTAATTCAAGTTTGTTGATGTTGGCCAGTAAAAACACAGAATGCCTTGCCAAATCTTTAGGTAACCAGCAAAAGATTACCCATCCCTATTATGACCACAAGCCAGTTACATTTTGCAACTTATTACATAATTCTGAACTAACACAGCACAATATTTATGGGCTCTATGAAGgtaatttttgcaaaagatTTTAAGCTTAAATATATGCATCCgatatatatgatataatgCAACTACAGCTGCATATAAAAATGTTGGTATCtctgcattttaatgttgaatTAGGTAAATCATTTCTTGATATGGTATATTTGTTTGACCTTGAATGTTTTGTCTCCAGCCAATGTTGACCATAGATATATGGAAACTTCATTTTTCAGCGAAAAGATGGTATCGTACTTCTCATTCCTTAGCTTCGAATGATTCGCAGAAGCAGGAAGATTTGTCCCCAAATGATGGTAATCCTGCCTCGAAAGCTAACCAGTTAAAGAAAGTTTTTGCTATCTATGGCTCGTTTGGAATTGCATTTCATATTGTCACTTCACTTGTCTCCCTTGGAATTTGCTATTTAATTGTTTCCAGGTATTGTATgaaatgtgttttcaaaaCAGACTGTTTTTAAATTGATAACGTTTGTATTACGTGACTGTGGTAAATTAGTGGgcctcaaaataaaaatagtcaGCGAAAGAGGGCCGCAAGttgaaaacgtttaaaaagcACCGACGTAtaaaactttatgcaatggTGATGGCATGGTGTTAAGATTGGTTTCTTAAAATGTATCTATTTATCACCAAGTCTCATTTTATTGTATATTTGCCACCAATTCACTGAACTTCAGGTATCTCAAGgtttgaatattttgaattatgATTTACTTGATCCCTCAATCAGTGATGTGTTAGAAAGTTTTCAGTGTATATTCCATATGACTGTCAATACTATACTAAGAAAATGCTGTAAAACTATTGCTCTGGATTCCCTGTTAGCTTAGTTTTGAagttacaatatttttattgtaatctaattttcaactttgaaTAAATATGCACGATTTCTCTCAAACTAATGGTCcgtttttaaaaacaagcCCTGTGACCTACTTATGACAACAATGTTCagtttttgtataaatatgtTCATGAATTGTTATTTCTTTGTAGTGGTGTTGATGTTGTTGGCATTCTAAGTAAATATGGAATTGAGGTTTCAAGCATAGCTGGTGGTGCAAGCACAATGGTTATTGCATATGCTGTGCACAAGGTAAGATTCCGTTattgtaaataatttaattaattattgactTAAATTGTTACGCTTAACACTGAGCTCTTGTAAGTCATTGGAGGAAATTAGTGACACTAAGGATAACTTTGTATTTCTCAATACAGCTTTTGATGCCAATTCGTATTAGCATTACTGTCGTATCAGTGCCGGTACTAGTGCGTTACTTGCGCCGTTTGAGATACTTGAAGAAATGAAGTTGCCCTACAGTCGTTTACATTAACCAGTCTGGCACAGAAATTATTATGGTTCTTGGTGTGGCACTtgatatattattttattcacacatgttttgaaatgttgcatACATCGGTGGCCAGGTTATATCCTGTGGTTAGTGAAAAGTATAATGAGCATCTAAACCGCATGGAATCCCCTaacaaaaaaaagatttatttgttacccatttttaattcttaaattctgattatattttaCCTGTAATGCAAACTTTAGTAATGAAAGGTACTATCATGGAGACTGCTTTGTATTGAGTATATGCCAGAATGACCTGATGTTTTAGTATGTAAAGTACTTCTAAAATCTCACCAGTACTTGTAGTATTGCCATGCAGATTTTCTCTTAGCATTTCAGTTAAATAAAGGGTTTTCCTTATAACAGGCAAAACTGCACGATACTATTTTATGCCAGTGAGCAGTGCTGTAATTTTTAAAGTGTGCAATGATTATGTTGGAAGTTGTTATGGATTGTACTTGTTCTTTTTTGAGCAACAATGGAATTTTtacataattaattaattattcttgGCGCTTTTCAACATGGCGAATCTTGGTTACTATTTTAGAGTTACATCACACTATTTGTTACAATACGCTAAATCATGACAGCCATTTAGCGAGTTTTCAGTTTAAAGTATTGTAAGTATTCCGATTGTGAAAAGTCAGTGCCTTGATCTTGACCCTTGAACGATTTCTACCATGGGTTCTACCGGATTCACGGAATCGCTACAAAAAATATATCCTCCTGTAAATTTATTGGTATTGTTTTCTGAAACTTACACCCGTTCAGTAAAACTGGTTTAAAATATATcagtttttaacaataaaaacttaCGTTGACACTTCTGCCCTGTCAATTAAAAATACGGTATCTATAAAAcgataattttttgaaaaattagaaaaaattatcTTTTCCAATCGACTACTATACTTGAGTTAGACCCACAATAGATCTCGTGCAGCCTAGTAAGACATATTATTTTTTCAGGTGTTTTTGTCAACTTCCTACAAGACATAACGTATGAAAACTGAGAATTCGGCCAAAATAGCCTATTAATTATTCTATCTCCGAATTTAAATATTcctttatattttttgcaaaactacAGTAACTTCACGCAGAAACCTTCAAAATACCGAACTCGTCATTCCCACAGCAGAAGCAACAGGAAATATAAACTTAAAGCAGTAATTCCAATCAATAATAGTCTGGGAAGTCGAAATTCatcaattataaaaataataccaaataaataaaacggTGGGCCTATGTAGGCTACAGATCATTTTTCTAATACATTGTCTTTACGGTAGTATAGCCTACCAAATGATTTGGTTTTAATCTTGGAAACACGTAGCCTACTGCCTGTCGAAACTAAAACCGTTTCTAACTTAATTGACAACTATAGGGAACATGCAAGGTTCACTCTCCAGAAACACTCGATATATTGTGTCAGCGGCACTGCATTGTTTAGTAAGTTACGTCTTGCAGTATAAATATCTTGCACGGTTTCTAGAAATTAAAATCATTTGCGTGAAAACGCAGAAAAGGTACACCAAAATGTAACTACAACAACTACAGCAGTTATTGAATAACTTAGTAGCAAATACAGAAATAGATATCGCATCGCTTACCAAACCTTTATTTCTGATTACgtatataggctataaatTATGGAATCGACTATGTTCTTAGCGTTTTACTTCGGAGTGAATACAAATgtgacaataaataaaatgattcACTTTTTGACCATTAAATAGTTAGCctgttgtatatatatatatatacaaataacCTATACTCACCACAATGCAATCTGGTATAACAACATATAAAATCCAATTAAGGTGTATGCTATAgagcagggcttcccaaacttttttgctcgcgacccctttcaaacttctgaagttttccgcgacccttcacgtttaaattgataagcagtgcgaaatatacattagtcattagtgacatttattgagatgcaaagactgaattcaagcaaccagtactcaaagcctacttactactttacacatatgtaggctactgcaaacaaaaaagcacacacatttattcagtgtgattggtccgactgctttctgctacaaagcaagtccagccgtggctcaatatctgttaatgctggtctcaaggcggtttctaTGTTTATTAGGCTGgaagtatattttgttttgattgtattttgtacttcgtgtaaaattggtatacgctctgcgacccctgaagttcgttacgcgaccccttgcggggtcgcgacccccagtttgggaagccctgctaTAGAGTATATATTCTTCAATTCAGTTTTATTAGACAATAAAACTTCTACTATTGTGAGATGAAATGCACATATAAATTGTATAACGCACCAACAGCTATACCAGGtctttatttgttaaataatAAACTTTACAGAATCTAACAAAATGCCAGCTTACTATAACCTTCGGCTCGATTGAACACTTATCAAACACTTTTCATAAAACAGCAGCGCGATTCGCAGAACGACATTAATCAAGAGTGCAAATATGCGATAAAGCAACCAGTAAAgcacaattaaattaaataacgAATTGAAATAACGATTTACGATGTGAGACTATTTAATGTTATCTACATTATAATATATAGCCATGTTAGcactaaggtacctgtaccaattaaggcccacctaacacttttttgaaaataactcaagaaccacaaatgagaatagactgaaaaatcgtattctattagtgagggtatatgactacaacatattaaaaccacaatacctgacaaccccccaaaaaatttttataaagaaattaaaaattccagaaaatgggccttattataGGAGGGCCATAGGGCCAATGGGCCTTATAGAGAttataggctcctaataaggcccaccaattttgtgagtattttgattgaaaacatagctgaaaaatcgtattaagcaaataaaacaagacagcaaccaccaatttgtgtaagacaacgaccaacaaacgtgggttgaaaaaaaaaagtaactgcaacaacttgccaactgatgactggaaccactcttgaagtctggaaatcaattagccaagcacCTTgcatgggccttattaggcgcatgtggcattcacgaaaaaaatgtcacatttttattatcagaaaaactttagcaaaaaaaagtgcattatccttttcaatactaagttggttgttacatgaaaacttcagccggctgacaacagttcatttaacatgccaaattctcacttactttttttctaaattaacaaaaccaccttaactgcaaatatcaaatttttgtggtgctctagcgaatcggttgattacgtgacaaggatgaaatctggtaaaccatcatgaatttatattagtttttatatagggataaaatttttcatttatttgcacgggtttgcgaaatatgagcaatgggccttattagggaccgggccttattaggcACAGGTACCTTATACATTATTTGTTCTAGGAGTTTGTATCTTTCTTTTGATTAAATACGACATTCACCACTTTTTTAAAACCAGATACCGGCAAACAATACAGAGCAGAAAAAACACGCACCCGgaaagaaataatttaaaagtatACAAATCATGCATTGTACTTAATAAGCATTCTGTGTTTTCATTTCCGTAAAACGCATTGGCCAGGGAAGCAATAATTCTAGGCTTTTTGCTAAATCCAAACAGTGGAATATTCGAGTAGTTTTGACCATACAATGGATTGTACAAGTTATCAACGTTTATTCCATGCAAAACACGACATAACTGACAGTATCCGTAACTTCTGTCTTGATATGGCATGTCTTCTTTAGACTTAAATCTCCATTCAAAATACTGTCGGTATGCAGTTTCGTTTTTGTCCAGGTAATTTAAATATTCTACCAAACCATGAACTGAAAAATCTGGAGCGTATATGAAAGATCCCGGTGGTGCTGTTGTTTCATAACTGTGCCTGGAAGGGCCAAGCACTACTGGTACTGCACCTGCTGCTAATgaattgacaaaaaatttttctgttatgTAATATTCGCAGTCAATGCTGTTTTCAAATGCTAAGTAAAACTTGTAGTTTTCAAAATTGACATCTTGGCGGCCCGAAAAGCACTTTCCTTTCAAATCCAGTTGTAAACCAGCCGCCTCTAATTGCTCTACGAATTTCATCCGGTAAACAGCTCCAGATGTAAATCCACAATTTGACACCGCCCAAAGTGCAAGTTTTACTTTCTTCTTCAGGATATCGTTGAGCAAACTTTCTTTGTCTTGGTTGAGTTTACTTCTAACAGACGACAAACTTCCAATTGCGGTACCATAAGGTTGAACAATATCTGCATCTAACCTGAATAAACCTTGCAGGCATTTCCAAGATATGTCTTTTTCAGTTAGGTTAAAAGTAATTGAAACTGGCTATAACGCATCGGTTATATGCAATAGTTTACTTCTTTCGATCATAGATATCATATGTCAACTGCAGTTTACTAAACT
Encoded here:
- the LOC143471121 gene encoding 4-galactosyl-N-acetylglucosaminide 3-alpha-L-fucosyltransferase FUT6-like isoform X1 encodes the protein MSTIMAVAQKLAQIKWSLAWARKIFFFCTFATLFTCLWIDVNYTYDVTYSNKINYFQQRDTKDGKGNLSSMVFNETIRQQLKTALKLASQEKINIVVWYQPFGKFGNMLTDKEHCGFCNVTADRSLIYEKETKALLFHFSNINFMTMPHYRRLDQNYVWWTAESTRSVRLSHGWKLTTFRNYFNLTMSYRLDADIVQPYGTAIGSLSSVRSKLNQDKESLLNDILKKKVKLALWAVSNCGFTSGAVYRMKFVEQLEAAGLQLDLKGKCFSGRQDVNFENYKFYLAFENSIDCEYYITEKFFVNSLAAGAVPVVLGPSRHSYETTAPPGSFIYAPDFSVHGLVEYLNYLDKNETAYRQYFEWRFKSKEDMPYQDRSYGYCQLCRVLHGINVDNLYNPLYGQNYSNIPLFGFSKKPRIIASLANAFYGNENTECLLSTMHDLYTFKLFLSGCVFFLLCIVCRYLVLKKW
- the LOC143471121 gene encoding 4-galactosyl-N-acetylglucosaminide 3-alpha-L-fucosyltransferase FUT6-like isoform X2; the protein is MSTIMAVAQKLAQIKWSLAWASNKINYFQQRDTKDGKGNLSSMVFNETIRQQLKTALKLASQEKINIVVWYQPFGKFGNMLTDKEHCGFCNVTADRSLIYEKETKALLFHFSNINFMTMPHYRRLDQNYVWWTAESTRSVRLSHGWKLTTFRNYFNLTMSYRLDADIVQPYGTAIGSLSSVRSKLNQDKESLLNDILKKKVKLALWAVSNCGFTSGAVYRMKFVEQLEAAGLQLDLKGKCFSGRQDVNFENYKFYLAFENSIDCEYYITEKFFVNSLAAGAVPVVLGPSRHSYETTAPPGSFIYAPDFSVHGLVEYLNYLDKNETAYRQYFEWRFKSKEDMPYQDRSYGYCQLCRVLHGINVDNLYNPLYGQNYSNIPLFGFSKKPRIIASLANAFYGNENTECLLSTMHDLYTFKLFLSGCVFFLLCIVCRYLVLKKW
- the LOC143471150 gene encoding uncharacterized protein C18orf19 homolog A-like isoform X1 codes for the protein MSLGLKDVTVRCQKLISNKFLKGRKLLSISAYFSSTVSADGLLKAKKCYSSTATTETENSFLKYCKEYEGIFKEREIKCNSSLLMLASKNTECLAKSLGNQQKITHPYYDHKPVTFCNLLHNSELTQHNIYGLYEAKRWYRTSHSLASNDSQKQEDLSPNDGNPASKANQLKKVFAIYGSFGIAFHIVTSLVSLGICYLIVSSGVDVVGILSKYGIEVSSIAGGASTMVIAYAVHKLLMPIRISITVVSVPVLVRYLRRLRYLKK
- the LOC143471150 gene encoding uncharacterized protein C18orf19 homolog A-like isoform X2 encodes the protein MSLGLKDVTVRCQKLISNKFLKGRKLLSISAYFSSTVSADGLLKAKKCYSSTATTETENSFLKYCKEYEGIFKEREIKCNSSLLMLASKNTECLAKSLGNQQKITHPYYDHKPVTFCNLLHNSELTQHNIYGLYEAKRWYRTSHSLASNDSQKQEDLSPNDGNPASKANQLKKVFAIYGSFGIAFHIVTSLVSLGICYLIVSSGVDVVGILSKYGIEVSSIAGGASTMVIAYAVHKLLMPIRISITVVSVTVLVRYLRRLGYLKK
- the LOC143471121 gene encoding 4-galactosyl-N-acetylglucosaminide 3-alpha-L-fucosyltransferase FUT6-like isoform X3; translation: MVFNETIRQQLKTALKLASQEKINIVVWYQPFGKFGNMLTDKEHCGFCNVTADRSLIYEKETKALLFHFSNINFMTMPHYRRLDQNYVWWTAESTRSVRLSHGWKLTTFRNYFNLTMSYRLDADIVQPYGTAIGSLSSVRSKLNQDKESLLNDILKKKVKLALWAVSNCGFTSGAVYRMKFVEQLEAAGLQLDLKGKCFSGRQDVNFENYKFYLAFENSIDCEYYITEKFFVNSLAAGAVPVVLGPSRHSYETTAPPGSFIYAPDFSVHGLVEYLNYLDKNETAYRQYFEWRFKSKEDMPYQDRSYGYCQLCRVLHGINVDNLYNPLYGQNYSNIPLFGFSKKPRIIASLANAFYGNENTECLLSTMHDLYTFKLFLSGCVFFLLCIVCRYLVLKKW